Proteins encoded in a region of the Carassius gibelio isolate Cgi1373 ecotype wild population from Czech Republic chromosome B5, carGib1.2-hapl.c, whole genome shotgun sequence genome:
- the LOC127957725 gene encoding angiopoietin-related protein 2-like: protein MSVLNLKRFLLALLTITLSRPDSASLGFAEEFESRDDVLESEFMYASRPKRSAAPSSASDPDKCSYTFIVPQRKNTGAICVNSKEPEALLENRVNKQELELLNGELHKQRRQIETLQQLVEVDGGVVNEVKLLRKESRNMNARVTQLYMQLLHEIIRKRDNALEVSQLENRVLNHTSEMQQLTARYRDLEHKYQHLASLASNQSTIIVQLEEQCRRGGFVGVGGRGAGVGLGAGGGGGGVVRQTQPYQPPAILPQPPQHRQPPPPPVHHTPVRPFHPPTYTRNNNQITNEIQSDQNVKAMPPALPTVPPETHSSSTDKPSGPFKDCLQALEEGHANSGMFLVKPENTNKLMQVWCDQRHDPGGWTVIQRRMDGSVNFFRNWETYKQGFGNIDGEYWLGLENIYWLTNQGNYKLLVTLEDWSGRKTFAEYASFRLETEADFYRLRVGRYHGNAGDSLTWHNGKQFTTLDRDHDVYTGNCAHYQKGGWWYNACAHSNLNGVWYRGGHYRSRYQDGVYWAEFRGGSYSLKKVTMMIRPNPNTFH, encoded by the exons ATGAGTGTCCTCAATCTGAAGCGCTTTCTTCTGGCCCTGCTGACCATCACCCTGTCCAGACCTGACTCTGCTTCGCTTGGGTTCGCAGAGGAGTTTGAAAGCAGAGATGATGTTCTCGAAAGCGAGTTCATGTATGCCAGTCGTCCCAAGCGCTCTGCCGCCCCTTCCAGCGCCTCGGACCCTGACAAATGCTCCTACACCTTCATCGTGCCTCAGCGCAAGAACACGGGCGCCATCTGCGTGAACTCCAAAGAGCCGGAAGCCCTGCTGGAGAACCGCGTGAACAAGCAGGAGCTGGAGCTGCTGAACGGAGAGCTGCACAAGCAGCGGCGGCAGATCGAGACGCTGCAGCAGCTGGTGGAGGTGGACGGCGGCGTGGTCAACGAGGTCAAGCTGCTTCGCAAGGAGTCGCGCAACATGAACGCCCGGGTCACGCAGCTCTACATGCAGCTGCTGCACGAGATCATCCGCAAGAGAGACAATGCGCTGGAGGTTTCTCAGCTGGAGAACCGCGTGCTGAATCACACGTCAGAGATGCAGCAGTTAACCGCACGCTATCGGGATCTGGAGCACAAATATCAGCACCTTGCATCGCTTGCCAGCAATCAAAGCACAATCATAGTGCAGCTAGAAGAGCAATGCAGGAGAGGAGGCTTTGTTGGTGTTGGTGGACGTGGTGCTGGTGTTGGTCTTGGTGctggtggaggaggaggtggtgtTGTACGCCAAACACAACCTTACCAGCCACCTGCAATCCTCCCACAGCCTCCACAACATCGCCAGCCACCTCCGCCTCCGGTGCACCATACCCCCGTCAGGCCTTTCCACCCGCCGACCTACACCCGAAACAACAACCAGATCACCAATGAAATCCAGAGCGACCAGAACGTCAAAGCAATGCCACCGGCTTTACCGACGGTGCCTCCAGAAACACACAGCTCCTCGACAGATAAACCCTCAG GGCCGTTCAAAGACTGTTTACAGGCTCTAGAGGAAGGACACGCCAACAGCGGCATGTTTCTGGTGAAGCCGGAAAACACCAACAAACTGATGCAGGTCTGGTGTGACCAGAGACACGACCCCGGCGGCTGGACCGTCATACAGCGACGCATGGACGGATCGGTCAACTTCTTCAGAAACTGGGAGACGTATAAG CAAGGATTTGGGAACATTGATGGTGAATACTGGCTTGGTTTGGAGAACATCTACTGGCTGACCAATCAGGGCAACTATAAGCTGCTGGTGACGCTGGAGGACTGGTCAGGGAGGAAGACGTTTGCAGAATACGCCAGTTTCCGACTGGAGACGGAGGCGGATTTCTACAGGCTGCGGGTGGGCCGTTACCATGGAAACGCCGGGGATTCACTCACCTGGCACAATGGGAAACAGTTCACGACGCTGGACAGAGATCACGACGTATACACAG GAAACTGTGCCCACTATCAGAAGGGTGGCTGGTGGTACAACGCTTGCGCCCACTCCAACCTGAACGGCGTGTGGTACCGCGGAGGCCATTACCGCAGCCGATACCAGGATGGAGTTTACTGGGCCGAGTTCCGCGGAGGATCGTATTCCTTGAAGAAGGTCACTATGATGATCCGACCGAATCCCAACACTTTCCATTAG